In Synechococcales cyanobacterium T60_A2020_003, one genomic interval encodes:
- a CDS encoding cobalt-precorrin-6A reductase, whose product MPTLQGDLWVSDRLWLIGGTQDSKILAQHLVEAGIPCVASVTTESARSLYPVAPTLVCHVGTLNASQITEFVQRYRVIGILDASHPFAVDISQQAIALAQTLKLPYLRYERPTIDSDPQSEPFSETANSLQTVLASGALQGERVLFTLGYRWLGQLKAYQDQAVLFARILPSEVALKAAIAAGFTSDRLIALRPPISPSLERALWQQWRISVVVTKASGAPGGEDVKRQLAKELGIRCVAIARPAIPYPQWTSDLTTSLAFCKQVYESAHHI is encoded by the coding sequence ATTCCAACTCTACAAGGTGACCTTTGGGTGAGCGATCGCCTGTGGCTCATTGGCGGCACCCAGGACAGTAAAATCCTGGCTCAGCACCTTGTAGAAGCGGGGATTCCCTGTGTGGCTAGCGTCACTACCGAATCGGCGCGATCGCTCTATCCCGTTGCCCCCACTCTGGTTTGTCATGTGGGAACCCTAAATGCATCCCAGATCACCGAGTTTGTGCAACGCTATCGAGTCATCGGCATTCTGGATGCCTCCCATCCCTTTGCGGTGGATATTTCGCAGCAGGCGATCGCCCTTGCCCAAACGCTGAAACTTCCCTATCTTCGCTACGAGCGCCCTACGATTGATTCCGATCCTCAATCTGAACCGTTTAGTGAGACCGCCAATAGTCTGCAAACCGTCCTCGCCAGCGGTGCCCTTCAGGGAGAACGGGTGCTATTCACCCTCGGCTATCGATGGCTAGGCCAGCTCAAGGCGTATCAAGATCAAGCGGTTCTCTTCGCCCGGATTTTACCCTCGGAGGTGGCTCTGAAAGCGGCGATCGCCGCAGGCTTTACCTCCGATCGCCTGATTGCCCTCCGTCCCCCCATCTCCCCTTCCCTAGAGCGGGCACTCTGGCAACAGTGGCGGATTTCCGTCGTCGTGACCAAGGCATCGGGTGCGCCGGGCGGCGAGGATGTGAAGCGTCAACTGGCCAAGGAGTTAGGGATTCGCTGTGTGGCGATCGCCCGTCCTGCCATCCCCTATCCCCAATGGACATCGGATTTGACCACATCGCTAGCGTTTTGCAAACAGGTTTATGAATCTGCACATCACATCTAG
- a CDS encoding YdcF family protein encodes MPELISRLILLGLAIYFLWVWGLKRVPQVYLTWLGGIFIVLFILVAFFEPSNDAVSAVSDILLFPLTPLGLSIILLASVLRVGIKEIKGGGQILAALIILVVASLPIVSYTLVAQAQDTATVRRNQARLQEPVAAIVILGSSTKPTDPIYIADGPVSQAESGFGTSFLTRLTVGARLYNEQRQRGQPPFMVVSPGFQWVDTAAVEQNIRSILTSQGVPNAAILVDSDSQSLRSSAVRVGELLSAKGLKVDLLINDEEQINIIDREGQLFNIVLVAPALIMRRARLTFAQALSLTEQNVIPSATDFFGFQFRDELSLARLRDLIPNADALTLSTRVVEEYLIYMYYFLRGWLLNPLAY; translated from the coding sequence ATGCCTGAATTAATTTCTCGCCTCATTCTGTTGGGGTTAGCCATTTACTTCCTGTGGGTTTGGGGACTCAAACGAGTGCCTCAGGTCTATTTAACCTGGTTAGGGGGCATTTTTATTGTCCTCTTTATCTTGGTGGCCTTCTTTGAACCCAGCAATGATGCGGTGTCTGCCGTTTCGGATATTCTGCTGTTTCCGCTAACCCCGCTCGGCCTCAGCATCATTCTGCTGGCGAGCGTTCTGCGGGTAGGCATTAAGGAGATCAAAGGCGGGGGACAAATTTTAGCCGCGCTGATTATCCTGGTGGTGGCGAGTTTGCCGATCGTATCCTATACGCTAGTCGCCCAAGCCCAAGACACGGCCACGGTACGTAGGAATCAGGCCCGTTTGCAGGAGCCCGTGGCGGCGATTGTGATTTTAGGCAGCAGCACGAAACCGACCGATCCCATCTATATTGCCGATGGCCCGGTCAGTCAGGCGGAAAGTGGCTTCGGTACCTCCTTTTTGACCCGTCTGACTGTCGGTGCCCGCCTCTATAACGAGCAACGTCAACGAGGACAACCTCCCTTCATGGTGGTCAGCCCTGGCTTTCAATGGGTCGATACAGCAGCAGTCGAACAAAATATTCGCTCCATTCTGACCAGCCAGGGGGTGCCCAATGCCGCGATTTTGGTAGATAGCGACTCCCAAAGTTTGCGGAGTAGCGCTGTCCGAGTTGGGGAGCTATTGTCAGCAAAAGGCTTGAAAGTCGATCTCCTCATCAATGATGAAGAACAAATCAACATCATTGATCGGGAAGGTCAATTATTTAATATCGTGCTAGTTGCCCCAGCCCTGATCATGCGGCGGGCGCGACTCACCTTTGCCCAGGCATTGAGCCTTACAGAGCAAAACGTTATCCCCTCCGCCACCGATTTCTTCGGGTTTCAATTTCGGGACGAACTGTCCCTCGCTCGCCTGCGGGATTTGATCCCCAATGCGGACGCGCTTACCCTGTCCACCCGTGTTGTCGAAGAGTATTTGATCTATATGTACTACTTCTTGCGGGGATGGCTTCTCAATCCGTTGGCCTATTAG